One segment of Bacillus alkalisoli DNA contains the following:
- a CDS encoding beta/alpha barrel domain-containing protein encodes MPDWSYHGIFRPVLSKLPPTVSREFIHKRMNTIASLPFGLGGHVINFLGREESSPLLKKAYNGTTFKNQVGLSGKVDPFLSGTKAFSNLGFGFLEIGPVTVQPTESWTEPVVLEERKKIIFPDKAESIGLTQTVNLLKNFKKKQPVFVRLSGNSDELLKMIDSFEPYADGFILGECEIDTLPSTTKPIYLSLDSCTDISIEKLERYAGVLLEEKTGLTELTKEVRKLRKAGYSQTIITSGGIYEPDDALHLVDAGANLVMLSDGYVFSGPGLTKRINEALLDKLQPETTPQPGWSSYWLFGLFIFFGGLLALLFSITTIILPYDEYFLGMKRDTIWAFNDRIMLFMAHDRMTLAGTMISGGIVYMQLAKYGVKRGLKWAKQAIDAAAIIGFLGIFAFIGYGYFDWLHLIFWLVLLPFFIAGYVKTKNITGTPSSTNRKNHRIWKMSLYGQLAFVILGFSFVIGGIIISYIGVTSVFVSTDLLYICMSPEMLAEFNQNLIPVLAHDRAGFGSALLSVGLLVLMLALWGFQQGNRWVWWTFLIGGLPAFIAGIYIHYAIGYTTFIHLLPAYFALGLYFVGIVLSYRFFHLTKKK; translated from the coding sequence ATGCCAGATTGGTCTTATCACGGCATTTTCAGGCCAGTATTATCTAAATTGCCTCCTACTGTTTCAAGAGAATTTATTCATAAAAGAATGAATACAATTGCCTCTCTTCCATTCGGCCTTGGTGGGCATGTGATTAACTTTTTAGGAAGAGAAGAAAGTTCCCCTTTGCTTAAAAAGGCTTATAACGGGACTACATTCAAAAACCAAGTTGGTTTGTCTGGAAAAGTAGATCCTTTTTTGTCTGGAACAAAAGCTTTTTCTAATTTAGGTTTTGGCTTTTTAGAAATTGGGCCAGTTACCGTTCAACCTACCGAATCATGGACGGAGCCAGTTGTTTTGGAAGAAAGAAAGAAAATTATCTTTCCGGATAAGGCAGAATCTATTGGGCTGACTCAAACTGTTAATCTACTTAAAAACTTTAAGAAAAAGCAACCTGTATTTGTAAGATTATCTGGTAACTCAGATGAGCTACTAAAGATGATAGACTCATTTGAGCCTTATGCAGATGGGTTCATTTTGGGAGAGTGTGAAATTGATACCCTTCCTTCTACTACTAAGCCAATTTATTTATCACTTGACTCATGTACTGATATCTCTATAGAAAAATTAGAACGATACGCTGGTGTTTTACTAGAAGAAAAGACTGGGTTAACCGAACTAACGAAAGAAGTACGTAAATTAAGAAAAGCAGGATACAGCCAAACGATTATTACCTCTGGAGGAATTTACGAGCCTGATGATGCTCTACACTTGGTAGATGCAGGCGCAAATTTAGTCATGTTGTCTGATGGCTATGTTTTTTCAGGACCAGGTTTAACAAAACGCATAAATGAGGCTTTGCTTGATAAGCTACAACCTGAAACAACTCCTCAGCCAGGTTGGTCCTCTTATTGGTTGTTTGGATTATTTATATTCTTTGGTGGCTTACTTGCCCTCCTTTTTAGCATAACGACAATTATCTTACCGTATGATGAATACTTTTTAGGAATGAAGCGGGATACGATATGGGCGTTTAATGACCGAATCATGTTGTTTATGGCACACGATAGGATGACGCTAGCTGGAACGATGATTTCTGGTGGAATTGTTTATATGCAGCTTGCAAAGTATGGAGTAAAACGTGGTTTAAAATGGGCGAAACAAGCAATTGATGCAGCCGCCATCATAGGATTTCTCGGTATATTTGCTTTTATTGGCTATGGTTATTTTGATTGGCTACACTTAATATTTTGGCTTGTTCTTTTGCCGTTTTTTATTGCTGGTTATGTCAAAACAAAAAACATTACAGGAACACCCTCTTCTACAAATAGAAAAAATCACCGAATTTGGAAAATGAGTTTATATGGCCAGCTTGCCTTTGTTATTCTTGGGTTTTCCTTCGTCATCGGTGGTATTATTATTTCCTATATAGGAGTTACTTCTGTCTTCGTTTCAACGGATCTACTGTATATTTGCATGAGTCCTGAAATGCTAGCTGAATTTAATCAGAATCTAATTCCTGTACTTGCACATGACCGTGCTGGATTTGGAAGCGCACTACTTAGTGTTGGATTGTTAGTATTAATGCTTGCTTTATGGGGATTCCAACAAGGTAACCGATGGGTTTGGTGGACATTTCTTATTGGTGGCCTCCCCGCATTCATTGCAGGGATTTATATCCACTATGCGATTGGCTACACAACGTTTATTCATTTGCTTCCGGCTTATTTTGCATTAGGGTTGTATTTTGTTGGAATAGTCTTGTCCTATCGATTTTTTCATCTAACGAAAAAGAAGTAA
- a CDS encoding Type 1 glutamine amidotransferase-like domain-containing protein, translating to MNRHLFLFGGGPPFSLKFAERFVHLVKEKEGPVSILCLEREGWKDYMPKYTQALEEYGFADFRYIPLPTTPVRDVIHCLSESAGIIIGGGDTNRYADYIVDSPISDTIRNLYKHGVPVAGFSAGALISPKLCVISPKDNIQKEFQERKGLGLIDNVLIAVHFSEWADEDHLQNAASKLSGYDFYGIDEKNGMYCLNEHIKELDGNGVYRLDGKEIKNIANSNI from the coding sequence ATGAATAGACATTTATTTTTATTTGGGGGAGGACCTCCGTTTAGTTTAAAGTTTGCAGAACGTTTTGTTCATCTAGTAAAAGAAAAAGAAGGACCAGTCTCTATTCTGTGTTTAGAAAGAGAAGGATGGAAAGACTACATGCCTAAATATACACAAGCTTTAGAAGAATATGGCTTTGCAGACTTTCGCTATATACCATTACCTACTACTCCTGTAAGAGATGTCATCCATTGTTTATCTGAAAGTGCCGGTATCATAATAGGTGGTGGTGACACAAATCGATATGCCGATTATATTGTAGATTCACCAATTTCGGATACGATAAGAAATCTATATAAGCATGGGGTACCTGTTGCAGGCTTTTCTGCAGGAGCTCTTATTAGCCCAAAACTATGTGTTATCTCACCAAAGGATAATATACAAAAAGAATTCCAAGAACGAAAAGGACTAGGCTTAATTGATAATGTCTTAATCGCCGTTCATTTTTCTGAATGGGCGGATGAGGATCATTTACAAAATGCAGCTAGTAAGTTAAGTGGTTATGATTTTTATGGAATCGATGAAAAAAATGGTATGTACTGCCTAAATGAGCATATAAAAGAGTTAGATGGAAACGGTGTTTATCGGTTAGATGGAAAAGAAATCAAGAATATAGCAAACTCAAATATATAG
- a CDS encoding YrhC family protein, whose amino-acid sequence MKTLKAKMTDYTRYSMILLAVSVFLYIGVAFQHAGKEAYQVFSMMGVTVLFLTLSFVFIYKARKIKKQLQEQDEKDLSK is encoded by the coding sequence ATGAAGACGTTAAAAGCTAAAATGACAGATTACACAAGATATTCGATGATTTTACTTGCAGTTAGTGTGTTTTTATATATTGGAGTTGCATTCCAACATGCTGGAAAAGAAGCTTATCAAGTTTTCTCCATGATGGGTGTAACAGTATTATTCTTAACTCTTTCTTTTGTTTTCATCTACAAAGCTAGAAAAATTAAAAAACAACTTCAAGAGCAAGATGAAAAAGACCTTTCTAAATAA
- a CDS encoding FAD-dependent monooxygenase produces MQKKALVIGAGIGGLCTAIALQQKGWNVSIWEKSNKLSGLGAGIVLAPNALYALELLGVAKKVREQGSPVKDAHILSSDGKKIITLPTDLQAKKHGTYSYLIHRGILQNILLEKINDNIELHLNKELKQLKQTEQKVTAIASVGYEEDGNILIGADGIHSKVREFIFGPSPLRYSGYTALRGVCQLDMNTPGNEEGGFEAWGRGKRFGFTKIGEGKYFWFAAVNSSEGKKLNLGERKEAALHFLKDWCHPIEEVIQATSESDILHHDIYDRRPLSTWSEGRVTLLGDAAHPMLPNLGQGGAQAMEDAIVLANCLEKNPANPLRAFQEYEERRIPRTTKIVNQSRKMARLVQMESQIMLRTRNTLFRNVSAALFASRMNWVVGYKVKKKKLLYGESYFFFVR; encoded by the coding sequence ATGCAGAAAAAAGCATTAGTCATCGGAGCAGGGATAGGTGGTTTATGTACAGCCATTGCGTTACAACAAAAAGGATGGAACGTTTCCATTTGGGAGAAATCAAATAAGTTATCTGGACTTGGCGCAGGGATTGTTTTAGCCCCGAATGCTCTTTATGCTTTGGAACTGTTAGGGGTAGCAAAAAAAGTAAGAGAACAAGGATCGCCCGTAAAAGATGCTCATATTTTATCTTCGGACGGCAAAAAAATAATAACTCTTCCGACAGATTTGCAGGCAAAGAAACATGGCACATACAGTTACCTTATACATAGAGGAATCCTTCAAAACATTCTACTAGAAAAAATAAATGATAATATAGAACTCCATTTAAATAAAGAACTTAAACAGTTAAAACAAACAGAGCAAAAGGTAACAGCTATCGCCTCTGTCGGATACGAGGAAGATGGAAATATTCTAATCGGGGCAGATGGAATACATTCAAAAGTTCGAGAATTCATTTTCGGCCCCTCACCTCTACGTTATTCAGGTTACACCGCATTAAGGGGAGTTTGTCAGCTTGATATGAACACGCCAGGTAACGAGGAAGGCGGTTTTGAAGCGTGGGGACGAGGTAAGCGTTTTGGCTTTACAAAGATTGGTGAAGGGAAATATTTCTGGTTTGCAGCAGTAAATAGTTCAGAAGGAAAGAAACTGAATCTAGGAGAAAGAAAAGAGGCAGCACTTCATTTCTTAAAAGATTGGTGCCATCCAATAGAAGAAGTGATTCAAGCTACATCTGAATCTGACATTCTGCATCATGATATATACGACCGACGACCATTAAGCACATGGAGCGAAGGAAGAGTGACATTACTCGGCGACGCAGCACACCCAATGCTACCAAACTTAGGGCAAGGTGGCGCACAAGCGATGGAAGATGCGATTGTACTTGCCAACTGTTTAGAAAAAAATCCAGCCAATCCTCTAAGAGCTTTTCAAGAATACGAAGAGAGAAGAATTCCCCGGACAACGAAAATCGTAAACCAATCCAGAAAAATGGCAAGATTAGTCCAAATGGAAAGCCAAATAATGCTCCGGACAAGGAATACTCTATTTCGAAATGTATCTGCAGCTCTATTTGCTAGTCGAATGAACTGGGTTGTAGGTTATAAAGTAAAAAAGAAGAAACTTCTCTATGGTGAGAGTTACTTCTTTTTCGTTAGATGA
- a CDS encoding VanZ family protein, with translation MYWNIAAIGILFLATYIIIDIIKNKKRNIIKRVVIYSFIVYGINVLNVTLGMLTIQPEPIALNIHWYLQLKPFLFLREWIGMYNNNGMDWFFWNSVKLSFYNFILLFPLGVYLSFFNVKNMKKAAFIIFLVSLTIEALQLLLSYGGFLMLHRTFNVDDLILNTVGGVFGYFSFELFKNIYSKYKSIRSTPL, from the coding sequence ATGTATTGGAACATAGCAGCAATTGGCATTCTTTTTCTAGCAACATATATAATTATTGATATTATTAAAAATAAGAAAAGAAACATCATAAAGAGAGTTGTGATTTATAGCTTTATTGTTTACGGTATTAACGTACTTAACGTTACGCTGGGTATGCTTACCATTCAACCCGAGCCAATTGCCTTAAACATCCATTGGTATTTACAGCTAAAGCCATTCCTTTTTCTGAGAGAGTGGATTGGCATGTACAACAATAACGGAATGGATTGGTTTTTCTGGAATTCAGTAAAATTATCTTTTTATAACTTTATTTTACTGTTCCCTCTAGGTGTGTACCTGTCTTTTTTCAATGTGAAGAACATGAAAAAAGCAGCATTTATAATCTTTCTCGTTTCATTAACAATTGAAGCATTACAACTTCTACTTAGCTATGGTGGATTCCTAATGCTCCATCGAACATTCAATGTCGATGACTTAATTTTAAACACAGTGGGTGGAGTGTTTGGATACTTCTCGTTTGAACTATTTAAAAATATTTATAGTAAATATAAATCTATTAGGAGTACCCCTTTATGA
- a CDS encoding DUF4825 domain-containing protein, translating into MKKWIIRFSILIVMVFIISAVWYTFPKQITKTVSGVSYQLGTDDILENIEIHIDGKFKKNFTGEKTFEGKIDIREKDSPIKDDPDLRGVDLAFRDNKATMFYFFDKNSQGRLIPGGQWYGEIYINEDFSQFTIAKYDEDSRWSESNGLMITAPASTREESINISKNLMKGVYSLENIWEYSGTIFKEDPMFKIFSYFPYEENLETWGYDKVGKEYSLSFFYKDIDEMKPEKEWQEIVLSNAAYTFALVENVVEVTFEFSEEHTYTLSKEELEKTYGQKIDFANEVALIKFIRESIEDEQKMSELWR; encoded by the coding sequence GTGAAAAAGTGGATAATAAGATTTTCAATTTTAATTGTAATGGTTTTCATCATTTCAGCAGTTTGGTATACGTTCCCGAAACAAATAACGAAAACTGTTTCTGGGGTGTCATATCAGTTAGGGACGGATGATATTTTAGAAAATATAGAAATACATATAGATGGAAAGTTCAAAAAGAACTTTACTGGAGAAAAAACATTCGAAGGAAAAATAGATATTAGAGAAAAAGATTCACCAATAAAGGATGATCCTGACTTAAGAGGTGTGGATTTAGCTTTCAGAGATAACAAAGCGACAATGTTTTATTTCTTTGATAAAAATTCACAAGGTAGACTAATTCCTGGTGGACAATGGTACGGGGAAATTTATATAAATGAGGACTTTAGTCAATTTACTATTGCAAAATATGATGAAGATTCAAGATGGTCTGAATCAAACGGACTTATGATCACCGCTCCAGCTAGTACAAGAGAAGAATCCATTAACATTTCAAAAAACTTAATGAAAGGTGTCTATTCCCTTGAAAATATATGGGAGTATAGTGGCACGATCTTTAAAGAAGATCCTATGTTTAAAATCTTCTCCTACTTTCCTTATGAGGAAAACTTAGAAACATGGGGATATGATAAGGTAGGAAAGGAATACTCCTTATCCTTTTTTTACAAAGATATAGATGAAATGAAACCGGAAAAAGAGTGGCAAGAAATAGTATTATCTAATGCTGCCTACACTTTTGCACTGGTGGAAAATGTAGTTGAGGTAACATTTGAGTTTTCGGAAGAGCATACGTATACGTTATCGAAGGAAGAATTAGAAAAAACGTATGGGCAAAAAATAGACTTTGCAAACGAGGTAGCGTTGATAAAGTTTATTCGTGAAAGTATAGAAGATGAACAAAAGATGAGTGAATTGTGGAGATAG
- a CDS encoding alanine/glycine:cation symporter family protein produces MFIIDFFNNFLWSYVVIYGLLGIGVYFTWKTGFIQFRYLKEMSRVVFEKTPESKSDEKPISAFKSFCIGSATRIGTGNLAGVAVAITLGGPGAVFWMWIVGLLGGATSFIESTLAQVYKVKDQEKPGTFRGGPAYYISKGLNKKWLGVIFAVLIALTFGLIFNSVQSNTISAAFESAFGFNTVITGIVLAILSGAVIFGGIHRIANFTSVVVPIMAVLYIIIALIVLVLNISQLPAVLSLIVSSAFGFEQAVGGGIGAAIMHGVRRGLFSNEAGMGSAPNAAATAHVSHPAKQGFIQTLGVYLDTMVVCTATAFIILVSTDIYNAGTYEGINLLQASLSEQIGSWASIFIAIAIFLFAFSSIIGSYYYGETNIQFIKDNKAILNVYRLATMGFVILGAVAGLGFVWELADLFMALMTVINLVGLALLGSVAIKVLKDYQEQRKLGLNPTFNPLKLGIKNTEAWEEKKKEKKVA; encoded by the coding sequence ATGTTCATCATAGATTTCTTCAATAACTTTCTATGGTCTTATGTCGTCATTTATGGACTATTAGGAATTGGTGTTTATTTTACGTGGAAGACAGGTTTCATTCAATTTAGATATTTAAAAGAAATGTCGAGAGTCGTATTTGAAAAAACACCCGAAAGTAAATCAGATGAAAAACCTATTTCTGCTTTTAAATCGTTTTGTATTGGTTCTGCTACAAGAATTGGTACAGGTAATCTAGCTGGCGTTGCGGTTGCCATTACTTTAGGGGGACCTGGTGCGGTATTTTGGATGTGGATTGTCGGCTTGCTTGGTGGTGCTACAAGCTTTATTGAAAGTACATTAGCACAAGTATATAAAGTAAAAGATCAAGAAAAGCCTGGTACGTTCCGTGGTGGACCTGCCTACTATATTTCCAAAGGCTTAAACAAAAAATGGCTTGGTGTTATTTTTGCCGTTTTAATTGCCTTAACATTCGGACTAATTTTCAACTCTGTACAAAGTAATACGATTTCTGCAGCATTTGAAAGTGCATTTGGATTTAATACAGTTATAACAGGTATTGTTTTAGCTATTTTATCTGGTGCTGTTATTTTTGGTGGAATTCACCGAATTGCTAACTTTACGAGTGTAGTCGTTCCTATTATGGCCGTACTTTATATAATAATCGCACTTATTGTTCTAGTATTGAATATTTCTCAATTACCTGCTGTACTTTCATTAATCGTTTCTAGTGCATTTGGATTTGAACAAGCTGTCGGTGGTGGAATTGGTGCAGCCATTATGCACGGTGTACGTCGTGGACTATTTTCGAATGAAGCAGGTATGGGTAGTGCCCCAAACGCCGCGGCAACTGCTCACGTTTCACACCCAGCTAAACAAGGCTTCATCCAGACATTAGGAGTATATCTTGATACAATGGTTGTTTGTACAGCAACAGCGTTCATCATTCTTGTATCAACCGATATTTATAACGCTGGAACTTATGAAGGAATTAACTTATTACAAGCATCGTTAAGCGAACAAATTGGTTCATGGGCAAGTATCTTTATTGCCATAGCGATATTCTTATTTGCATTTAGTTCTATTATCGGAAGCTATTATTATGGAGAAACAAATATACAATTTATTAAAGACAACAAAGCCATTCTGAATGTTTACCGCCTTGCAACAATGGGATTTGTAATATTAGGAGCTGTTGCAGGTCTAGGTTTTGTTTGGGAGCTTGCTGATTTATTCATGGCTTTGATGACGGTTATTAACTTAGTCGGACTTGCTTTGTTAGGTAGTGTGGCAATAAAAGTGTTGAAGGATTACCAAGAACAGCGCAAGCTTGGGTTAAATCCGACATTCAATCCATTAAAATTAGGGATAAAAAATACGGAAGCTTGGGAAGAAAAGAAAAAAGAAAAGAAAGTTGCATGA
- a CDS encoding DUF6518 family protein — MISQLKKIRSHSEISMSIAKRIRNTVFVLLLGEMLGFLAKYTDGSPIGLVGTYLGIWVFITTLVSVYSRSPFAAALHALLFLFAMLIVYYLYSMYLLGILPKYYLFAWGSIALLSPIGGFFVWYAKGKGWVAAFCAALPISLLIVEGYNFCYTFSFTSGLDLLFALTLLFLLAKEWNQRLKIGAITLVVTIFLIRIGILYYLPA, encoded by the coding sequence ATGATCTCACAGCTTAAAAAAATTAGAAGTCATTCTGAAATAAGTATGTCAATTGCGAAGAGAATCCGAAACACTGTATTTGTTCTACTTTTAGGTGAAATGTTAGGATTTCTTGCAAAATATACAGATGGTTCACCCATAGGCTTAGTTGGTACCTATTTAGGTATATGGGTGTTCATTACAACATTAGTTTCGGTATATAGTAGATCTCCATTTGCGGCTGCCTTACACGCCTTGTTGTTTTTGTTTGCTATGTTAATCGTGTACTACTTGTATTCTATGTATTTGCTTGGAATTTTACCGAAGTATTACTTATTTGCATGGGGAAGTATTGCACTTTTATCTCCGATTGGTGGCTTTTTTGTATGGTATGCAAAAGGTAAAGGGTGGGTTGCTGCATTTTGTGCAGCATTGCCGATAAGCTTGTTAATAGTAGAAGGTTACAACTTCTGTTATACTTTTTCATTTACTAGCGGGTTGGACCTCTTATTTGCTCTCACTTTACTTTTTCTATTAGCAAAAGAGTGGAATCAAAGGTTAAAAATTGGAGCTATCACACTAGTTGTTACTATTTTCCTTATAAGAATTGGAATTCTTTATTACTTGCCGGCCTAA
- a CDS encoding thermonuclease family protein, producing MNKFVTVLLLSFTLFLSGCNASNFITDSEHFESAFNKEEEKSEQEYNRITVPVTRVIDGDTIRVEINGTEERIRFLLIDTPEMNHGNYEEPQPFGEEATKFVEDMLKGGEVELELDVSERDRYGRILAYLYVDGESVQEELLRNGLARVAYIFPPNTRYVDNFLAIQEEAKNEGIGIWSIENYVQDDGFYPENDTE from the coding sequence ATGAATAAATTTGTAACTGTATTACTTCTAAGTTTTACCCTATTTTTATCAGGTTGCAATGCAAGTAATTTCATTACTGATAGTGAACATTTCGAGTCAGCCTTTAACAAAGAAGAAGAAAAAAGTGAACAGGAATACAATAGAATTACAGTACCTGTAACTAGAGTAATTGACGGGGATACTATAAGAGTTGAAATCAATGGCACAGAAGAACGTATTCGTTTCCTGTTAATAGATACTCCAGAGATGAACCATGGAAATTATGAAGAACCTCAACCTTTTGGTGAAGAAGCGACGAAGTTTGTTGAAGATATGTTAAAAGGTGGAGAAGTGGAGTTAGAGTTGGATGTAAGTGAACGTGATCGTTATGGAAGAATATTAGCTTACTTATATGTAGATGGGGAGAGTGTGCAAGAAGAATTACTACGAAATGGCCTCGCACGCGTTGCCTATATTTTCCCTCCTAACACTAGGTATGTAGATAATTTTCTGGCTATACAAGAAGAAGCGAAAAATGAGGGTATTGGGATTTGGAGTATAGAAAACTACGTGCAAGATGATGGATTCTATCCGGAAAATGATACTGAATAA
- the pepF gene encoding oligoendopeptidase F → MSKTLLRPEVPVEQTWNLIDLFSTENEWEDALNAIHNDLVSVTKYKGQLHDNAHTLLNCLLARDELTERVMRVMTYASLRQSEDGTNPENQANASRVSSMISNVSASLSFIESEILQMDDQKIKSFIDEEEGLVEFKNTLFTLLEKQPHKLSPEAEEVLSAFGEVLEAPYLIYLRSKTSDLQFSSFTTDDGTEHELTFNSFPKYEGSANAEIRRKAYDSFIKTLKQYKNTYAATYATEVKKQVVEARLRKYDTVTDMLLHDQQVTKEMYHNQLDTIQQELAPHMRKYAKLKQRVLGLEKMHFCDLKAPLDPEFNPEISYEEASKVVLESLQVMGDEYMEIMQKGLSERWVDLADNVGKGSGAFCSSPYGAHPYILMTWHNSMRDAFTLTHELGHAGHFSLAGRYQRISNTRPSRYFVEAPSTMNEMLLSQHILAQSKDEQMRRWVILQSLGTYYHNFVTHILEGELQRRIYELADNGTPITAKVLCEQKLELLSNFWGDAVELDEGAGLTWMRQPHYYMGLYPYTYSAGLTASTAAAKKIQEEGQPAVDRWLQSLKAGGTLKPLELMQLAGVDMSTPEPIKEAVAYVGHLVDELEKSFS, encoded by the coding sequence ATGAGTAAAACATTGTTACGACCTGAAGTGCCTGTAGAACAAACGTGGAACTTAATTGATTTATTCTCAACAGAAAATGAGTGGGAGGATGCATTAAACGCTATTCATAATGATCTAGTTTCCGTTACCAAGTATAAAGGTCAGTTACATGATAATGCACATACATTATTAAATTGCTTACTTGCAAGAGACGAGCTAACGGAACGAGTAATGAGAGTCATGACATATGCTTCGTTACGTCAATCCGAAGATGGCACAAATCCTGAAAATCAAGCAAACGCATCACGTGTTTCTTCTATGATTTCTAACGTCAGTGCGAGTCTTTCATTCATAGAGTCTGAAATACTTCAAATGGATGATCAAAAGATTAAGAGCTTTATAGACGAGGAAGAGGGATTAGTAGAATTTAAAAATACACTTTTTACTCTTCTAGAAAAACAACCTCATAAACTGTCACCAGAAGCGGAAGAAGTATTATCTGCATTTGGAGAGGTTCTCGAAGCACCATACTTGATTTATTTACGAAGCAAAACGTCAGATCTGCAATTTAGTTCTTTCACGACCGATGATGGTACGGAGCACGAACTAACATTCAATTCGTTCCCAAAATACGAAGGATCTGCCAATGCTGAAATAAGAAGAAAAGCGTATGATTCTTTTATTAAAACACTTAAGCAATACAAAAATACATATGCCGCTACATATGCGACAGAAGTGAAAAAGCAAGTAGTAGAAGCTAGATTACGGAAGTACGATACAGTTACAGACATGCTGTTACACGACCAACAAGTAACGAAAGAGATGTATCACAATCAACTAGATACCATTCAACAAGAGCTAGCGCCTCATATGCGCAAATACGCAAAATTAAAGCAACGTGTTTTAGGTTTAGAAAAAATGCACTTTTGTGACTTGAAAGCACCACTCGATCCTGAATTTAATCCCGAAATTTCTTATGAAGAAGCGTCTAAAGTCGTTTTAGAATCATTACAAGTAATGGGCGATGAGTATATGGAGATTATGCAAAAAGGATTAAGTGAACGCTGGGTAGACCTTGCCGATAATGTTGGGAAAGGTTCAGGGGCATTTTGTTCTAGCCCATATGGCGCACATCCATATATCTTAATGACATGGCATAACTCGATGAGAGATGCATTTACACTGACACATGAACTAGGACATGCGGGCCACTTTAGTTTAGCGGGTCGATATCAACGTATTTCCAATACACGTCCTTCTAGATACTTTGTAGAAGCTCCATCCACGATGAACGAAATGTTATTAAGTCAGCACATTTTAGCGCAATCAAAGGATGAACAAATGCGCAGGTGGGTTATTTTACAATCATTAGGAACGTATTATCATAACTTTGTTACACATATTTTAGAAGGGGAACTTCAACGCCGTATTTACGAATTAGCGGATAATGGTACTCCTATTACTGCTAAAGTATTATGCGAGCAAAAGTTAGAGTTGTTGTCTAATTTCTGGGGAGATGCAGTCGAGTTAGACGAAGGTGCAGGATTAACATGGATGCGACAGCCACATTATTACATGGGGCTTTACCCGTATACGTATTCAGCCGGATTAACTGCATCTACAGCTGCCGCGAAGAAGATTCAAGAAGAAGGACAGCCTGCTGTTGATCGCTGGCTTCAATCATTAAAAGCAGGTGGCACATTAAAGCCACTAGAGCTTATGCAGCTAGCTGGAGTAGATATGTCTACACCAGAGCCAATTAAAGAAGCAGTTGCATATGTAGGACATTTAGTTGACGAATTAGAGAAGAGTTTTTCATAA
- a CDS encoding helix-turn-helix domain-containing protein — protein MDFTVIGKEIKNIRQELGISQSELSDGICTQSQISKIEKGEVYPLANTLYFIAEKLGVDVNYFYELATIPHLEYVKSLKDQVRKGLNSYNYTEVYNIIEGEKKNPLFVNNRNNLQFLLWNEGICIFHMKKDKKNAMRLLEEALELTKMTNKLIGEREIEIINSMAIIYSETGEYEKALDKFNIAYNHFNKLPFMHDYSIKTKILYNTARTLTKNLDYNKAISISREGIEWCINNNSLYLLGSLYYHIGYNYDFLKEFDTSVTYYNKAITVFELQNNNSNFISYIKSKINGLQIKN, from the coding sequence ATGGATTTTACAGTAATTGGTAAAGAAATAAAAAATATAAGACAAGAATTAGGCATTTCACAATCTGAACTAAGTGATGGAATATGCACTCAATCACAAATCAGTAAAATAGAAAAAGGTGAAGTTTATCCGTTAGCGAATACATTATATTTTATTGCAGAAAAATTAGGTGTGGACGTAAACTATTTTTACGAATTAGCAACCATCCCACACCTTGAATATGTGAAGAGTTTAAAAGACCAGGTTAGAAAAGGATTGAACTCTTATAATTATACAGAAGTATATAATATAATTGAAGGCGAGAAGAAGAATCCTTTATTTGTGAATAATAGGAATAACCTGCAATTTCTCTTGTGGAATGAAGGTATATGTATTTTTCATATGAAAAAAGATAAGAAAAATGCAATGAGGTTACTTGAAGAGGCACTAGAGCTAACAAAGATGACAAACAAACTTATCGGGGAAAGAGAAATAGAAATAATAAATAGTATGGCTATTATTTACTCTGAAACAGGGGAGTATGAAAAAGCATTAGATAAATTTAATATAGCATATAATCATTTTAATAAACTTCCATTTATGCATGATTACTCAATAAAGACAAAAATCCTATATAATACTGCAAGAACCTTAACAAAAAACCTAGATTATAATAAAGCTATTTCCATTAGTAGAGAAGGTATTGAATGGTGTATTAATAATAATAGCTTATATCTTCTAGGATCACTTTACTACCACATTGGTTATAACTATGATTTCCTTAAAGAATTTGATACATCTGTAACTTATTATAATAAGGCAATTACTGTTTTTGAACTACAAAACAACAACTCAAATTTCATTTCGTACATCAAGTCAAAAATTAATGGGCTCCAAATAAAAAACTAG